GGAATTCTAACATCCTCTTGTGAAAacctcaaaactttgtttcatCCTTTGCCTAACTTCCACATTGCCTTGCAACATGCATTATAAGACAGCCAATTAATACCAGGCTAAGCACACTGATAAGTCGACAGAACTTATTTGAAATACAATTCCTCACTTTTACCCTAAGTCTTGAATGACCTGcaaattttatttcaatcaaGCTTCTCTTGCTGTACAAAAAAACTTGCAAACATTCTAGCAAATATCCAGTTAGTTAGTTAAACAAGTTTAAACAAATTACAAAAAactattgtaatttttttttttaaactggattccaaccattttttaaatatctcaataaaatatttaaattactTTACCGCATAAATTAAAGCACAACTGTTAAACTGCGAATACACCTGATGCAACTTTCAACACAGCTTAAAACTCTAAAATCCTGCCGAAGAAAGGTTTTACgctttttaaaagaaacatTCATTATTTTAGTTTACAGTTCTGCAGTACTTCCATACATTGGCTCCTCTGAGACAGACTGCGAGATAAATAGGGGCCGTATAAATCCTGACAGCCATATGTCATTTTACATAAGAAGCGCTTGCAGGAATAGCTACCTACTTAGTAAATGCCATGGCAACAGGTATGCCAGGAATTTAGACAGGTTGCATGCAACTGCACGATTATGGGCTGCGTGCTGACGTCAAGTATTCGCGCACTAAGCAATCATATTGGACGTAAAATAACTACAGGTATTTTAATTCTCATAAAACATTAATCCCTTACACTTCCAAAACGATGTCTGACACACATCCCAGTAATCCACACGGTAACACCCACTACGTTCCCATTTCGATTTTCAGTAGACTCAGGCCCAGCAGGCATTGCGGGTAACCACTCGCACAGACTTGCACCTAGCCGATTACTCACGCTCGAAGTCTGAGTCGTCATCTTCATCTCCATCATCCCCGTTTGATTCTGTCTGCATGGGTTCCCCATCGAACATCACTCCCTTCCCGCCCTGCTTGACAGCAACGCCCGGGCCGGCGCCGTCCTGGATCCTGCTTTCTCGGAGACGAGTGAAATACTGAACGGCGAACTCCACTAAATCCGGGGGCCTCTGGCGGAGCACCTCCACGGTGTAGCCTTGTAGCAGCTCCGTTAACCCAGCCGGTATCTCGATACTCATGGTTACCCCTTTATATGGTTTCTTCCCCTTTATCTGAATAAAAGtctgtatttaaatatttgaaaCCAAGCAAAGAATGAAAAACTATTCTTTATCAGTCCACATTCAACGGCAACACTGGATTAGCTCGCTAGCTATCATCGGCTAGTTAGCTACTAAAACTGGGAAAATTAGTCTTCTAACTGACAGGTAGGTACAGTCACTGACGCAGAGGAGCGCTTCCTTCGATCGGAAGAACCGGCATCCGAAATCGGGACGCAGGAAACAACTTTAGAATTTTATAGTTAGTTTCTCTTACTTTTACATGTAGCAACAGTCCGTTTTACCACAATTTCCTTAAAGCATCACTTCAAACTGTTGTCATAGTATTAAAAAGCTGGGGAAGAGAGATATCCAAGCCTACCTTAAGTCTCTTTACCTCTGtgtgtaaaaatatatttatatatatatttgcgaAAAAATATGCAGGATTTTTACGAGGCGGATTAGTTGGTTAACTAGGCCAAAACCCCTAACCTTGGGACTATAGCCAGTCGGCTAACCGCAGTAACGGCGACGACTGAAATATTGGCAACGGTTTCAAAGGACATAGAAAACTTCCCAGTACAAGTTTattgaaaaaatatatgcttatAAATTTTAGCACCCGTATCACTACCTAGAGGGAAAAAACTACAATTTAACAGTTGTGTGCAAACTTCTCCCACACACCGTTCAGCAGGCGCTTGTGATTTATCACCGGCTTCTCTTTTTCAGACCCCCACCTCTTTTCACTTGCTTCCTAAATTGTCTGGCTTTTCCCCCCGGTTCCGTGCAATGCCGTACCTTATCTTCGCAACCGACCGAAGCAACTAGCCAAGGGGAAAGAGTGCAAGATGCGCGACCAAGCTAGCTTGCCTGCTAATTACCTCAGTAACACTACACGGCTTTTTTCTCTTCTCGTCGCTGAAAACTGTGTCAAAACATTGGGAACAACGACGCGTATTATAATAACCGCTCCAGTAGGCGTTAGCCCGGAATTATTCGCGCCAGCAAATCCGCAAGCCGGTTAGTTAGCTACTCGATAGTCCCAGAATGGAAGAGCCTCGAAGCCGGCGATTCTCTTACTCCTAGCAAAACGAAAAAAACTCAGGAGAAAAACCGGCGACCTCAGTGCAGGCTAACCAATACAAAGGATTCCAGTATATCCACTGTGGTGCCTGGATGTCCATCCGACCAAATTTGTAATTCGTTTGTTTCCGTGAATATTTTACGTTTCGCTTAATCCGACGCCTGCCTCTTCAGCGCGAGGCTTTCCCTCACTCCACAGCGAGCGTCCGCCGGGGGCGTGACCAGTGTTGCTTAGAGCGTCTTACGTCACTGCCAACGCAAACACTCGTGAAAACACCCTTCGCTCAACTTCAGGGCTTTGCTCTCGGCTCGTGCTTTAAGAAAGGGGAACGAAAATCCTTAGGGACGAAACCCCCGGTAATTGGGCTCTGCGGACCCGCGTGAAAAGTAGCAAGTAATCAGTGACTTTGGGTCAGATTGACAACCAAGTGAAGTTTAGGAATAAAGGGAGGGGGGAAATAGAGCATCTCAGTGTAGAGTGCTGATGCGTTTGACGGGCAAATGCCGAAAATAGACGCAAGTTCAATTCTGGAGCTAAATCTGTGAACGAGATGCTGCTTATTCGGGTCTGCTGATTGGTGCTGTGCTCATCAGTGATCTTTCGCATTCTGTAGGTTCTTGCAGGTGTCTGCATACTTCAACCCAGtctaaaaaaacaacaacaaagcagagattttaacgGAATCGTTGAGGCAGATTTTTAATCATAGTTACGGACACCcttaaaatgaatatttttttttaccatgacGACTCACACCTTTGGAGTTCAGGGTTCCAGTCTctgcgtgtgtggagtttgcatgcacaTCACTGATATTTTTCCAATAAGGAAAGGAactttatgttatttatttattattatattattttctCTTGTTCTTTTTTGCTTTCAGTTGTTTATGGCAGAGTTCACCACCTTTCAGGTTATAGTCTGACTGTATACCTTCCGTGTCCATATAAAACCCTTGAATACTTTAAtatcacagcccaaaaacatactAAGATGAACTGGACTCGGGAAAATtgtccatagaagtgaatgtgagtgtgaggggtgtgtgtgccctACGATCGGttagcgccccatcctgggttatttcctgccttATGCTAGTAGCTTCCAGATAGACTCTGGGCCTGCATAGAAAAAGcgggtatggatggatggacagatggacttTCCCTGACCACAATCATTTTAGCACTTAAAATCATGGAACCACATTGGAtaatatatctatctatcttccaTTCACTGTTCCTGGTCAGGTTCTCGGGGTCATGTCTTAATACTGTGTAATTTTGGACGTTTTTGACATAtgcttttttattacattaatttttttgtctttaatcattgtctgaaaaagaaaattaaaggcATTCCCACCGAAATCCCTGTATTTGCATAAGATGCACTTGCGAAGCATTCTTCTGTGGATTTCCCAAATGCATAGCACAGGATATGTAAATATAGAAGCTGTTCTATTCCTGTGTTGTCTTAACTCTAGGTGTCAGATAAAGCCATTAACAGGAGCAGAACAGGGCCTTTCTTAATTCCAAGTGGCACAGATGGTACCCTGGGGATTTAATTGATTCGCTAATTTGCTGTCTCACTCTGGCGGTCAATTTTAACTCTGTTCAACATCTTATTGTGACAAAAGTGGAATACATTTATGGCTAAAAATGATACATAAGCCTTCATgtcacaagattcagaaactcTTTGTCCATCATGGCATAAGACTACATGAATTTTATATATAACATATTTTCTGACCAATGCTGCTGTAAACACTGAGTGTATGCTTATTTGCATAATGCTTGTGTATGATTGCGTTTCAGCAGTGTGGCCGTACTGTTCATGCGTGGATTATTGTCATAATTGTCATTGGTATAGTGCTAGAAGAAgcattttattgttttgtatgaCTTGAACATGTATAGCACTGCAGTAGTTTGGGGCATTAATATCAAGCAGAAGTCTGTGTAATATTTTAGGAAGTTTTTATGAACCGTTTTATTCCTTCTGTTCCAATAATGTCATGCCTAATGTTACCTGCTTACATAAGTGGGTTATTACTGCTATGACACCATAGAAAACTGTATTAAGGAAATCATCTGATCTATACTAGGGAACCAACCACAATGTCAACAAGAACATATTGTGAAATTTAAAGGTTAGAGGCATGTATATTTACTTCTACCCAGCAGCCTGGTAACTCTTTGATTACATTTTCCCCCACACAATAGTCCCTGTAACAATTTTCCCCGTACACACTGTTGTAGATTGGAATAATAGCAACAGTAATATCTTTATGAGAGTAAACACATTAGAAGATCACATAAGAGAGCCTGTTGTTCTGAAATCAGTTATGTTGTTTGTAGTAAATAACATGCCTACTCTTCCTTGTATCTTGACAGTATTGCCGAAAAGGGTCCACTTAAATtggatcaaaatatttattaatcttGATATTAGACACcaaagaacatttttttttattttacttttcctTCCCCCCACATCAGTGTTCAATATTCTGAAATGTGCATTCATCAACTTAAGCAATTCTGTTCTTGCCCACAATTCTCTTTATAGACATACCTTATATAAACACGACAAGGGATTGTTTGTCATAGTAATCCTAATAAAACACATTGTAATAATATTAAGGCAGTGTTGCTGTATATTGTTTGATGTTTTGCCTGGAGCAAGAGGAAAATCCACAGTACATTGCctcactgacacacaaattaaaaatataagtTCATAGCTGATCTTTTAACTCCCACGTTTGATCGTAAGATTAACTACTGCAATGTATTTCCAGGATCTGGAAATATCTGTCACGGTATATAACACTTGTCTAGAGCATTTGTTACAGTAAATGTGAATCTGTTGTCCCATTCATTATTTGTCTCTACTGTCTAATTATCATGCTGTGCATGCCTCTGTTGGTCAGGGGCCTGTACCTATGATTGGAGGTCACAAATTCAATCCTGTGGCTAGCAGAGTGATCATATTTCTGTTGAACCCTTGAGCAAGTTCCTTATCCCTGCAACCAACTCCAAGGGAGCTGGATAAACTGCCGATCCCACACTATGACTCCATGCTCTCAGCTGTCCGTGACATGgggatatgtgaaaattaaagcatttataatggcgaaattgaattgaattgaagagCAGTCGAGTCATTTGAACATACAATTTTATTTTTCCTTGGCTTTGACCAACAGCTGGAACATGTTAAAACAAAACATCCAATAATGGACAGCCTTATTTTCCAGTAGATAGGCTGTCAGGATataagtctttgtgaataaaatcTCTCCTTGAAAACTCAATAAACATACCTGAATATAACCAGACATTTTTAATAGATTCTAAATAGATTTCAGCgttatatatttattacaacaatgcCCTTTAGTCTTCTTATTCCATAACAGCATTTCCTATCTGTTAagttaaaatacaattttaaagtCATTTAGAAGAGTCATCTGCGAAGAATACATCATTTTAAAATCGGAAAACGTATGACTCCTTTTGAAAAGCAAAAAGTACAAATATCTCTAACTGTGCATTACATTTGTATTCAATTAGCAGCATGAAAGCACACAAGAACACCATGATTACGGACCAGTATTTGAAACTCTGCTGATCTCCTGTATCTACAAAGCAACAGAATGGCTTTTTTGCTATTTTAATTAATGCCCTCTTAGTTCAAAGTCCATTCTCAGGCTTCAAGTCTATCTGGCTTCTGTCGGCTGTCTGCCATGATGGTTTTTCCATTGTTTTATTCGAATGGTTCCATGGTAACGAAGATCCATCCTACGGCTTTCAGATAAGCGGTGGCAACACGAGCTGACTAACAGAGATGTACAACTAAATGTgttggcagcaagaaaattagTCAGTGATATTCAAATGGGGCCAGATACAGAGGATATGGATGCACTAATTAAAACAGAGGCATCTTCTTCATAACATGTGATTTAGCTTAAATACATAGGGAAAATTAACAGTCGAGCAGCACAGTAAGGCCGCATAACTGGGAACACAGTGCCCATTTTGGTCACACCCAGTATGGTCTTCACTGTACGGAAATGAGACAGTCTACATGGCGTTTTACCATGCCTGCCTGGCAGGTTCAACAGTTGTCCTTTAGCATAAGTCAAATCTGAGACTCTCAGGGACACGGGTCACTCAGAAGCAGCCCTGTGCAGATGAGTGACCTCCTCACCACCCCCTAGTCCGCATCCTACTCGTCATACCATCGGCTTCATAGCACCAGATTGAGGTCAGACGGAATTTTATGTTTCATCAGTGCAATCCATAAAATAATCTTATAAAATGAGTTAGACCCAGAAAGGTAACAGATGGTGTGGGAGACGAGGAGGATGCACAGCCTAGGAGTCTGCTAATGGCTGCGGAGGAATCCGCTCCTCAATCCAGGTGCCGATCTCCTTCAGGACCAAGTCTGCGATCTCCGGCAGCTCGTGGTGGAGTGCGTGGTACGCGCCATCGAAAACCTGAGGGACACAAAGATGAGTGCAACTAATACACATaacacagagacacaaagaCTGCACAGATATACACAGACAGAGAACGTTATAATCTTCCCTAATCATTTAAGTCCAAAAGCCTGGAATGAGTACAATAGCAAGGAcagtgaagggggggggaggggagttgTAAAACTGCTCTTCGGCCTCATCTTTAATGTATAAATAAAGATCTTACATGTCAGCTAACTTTCAAACGTATGAGTTTTGCATTTGAATTAGGAAAGAACAAAAAATATGGCTAAATAAAAAGGGAGCAGCACAGTGGGTAGTACTACTGCCTCAAACCTCTGGTctaggggttcgaatcccacctctggtctgtgtgtgtgtgtgtgtgtgtgtgtatatatatatatatatatatatacatatatatatgtttttcctgtgttatgcaggtttcctcctgcactccaaagacatacagttaGGGTTAACTGGTGCATCTAAATTTGCCACTGTGTCCAGGTGCCCAGGGAGGGTGTATACTGCTTTGTGCCCTCCCCTGCCTGGGACAGTAATGGAAAGTGATTAGAAGGATGGATGAAATAGAGAAAGAAGACGGCGAACTGAAAGTTCACACCATTTTCCATAAACAGCATTTATTACTTTGAATAGCTAATCTCTCGATGCACATTTAGCATGTTTCGGTGTCTGTTTCTGTGCGCCGTCCATCACTGTAAATTTTAAGAATTGTGTAAGTTCACCTTCAGCTTCTTGTCCGTACTCAAGGCCTTCTCATACATTATTTGAGAGCCTCTGATGTCACAGAGTTTGTCATGGTCACCGTGGAGCAAAAGGAATGGCCACTTGATGGTTGGAATTGCCTTGCTGATTCTCTCGGTTGCATTGAGTGCATGCATGGCAAAAGATACAGGCACACCTCCACGGTAGACCAGCTCATCATTGTCATAGGCCTCCACCTGCAGTACAAGAGTGGTATTGCATCAAAAACCTGGCACACATTGACAGTATTACGCAGGAGTGGAGCTGCAGATCATCATCTTAAACCGTCTTTATTATCATGCCCATTTTTAACAAGTGGGAAGTGAACGTAGCCAAGATTCTTTCAAattcaaattaataaaaataaatgcattacaTCTCGGCAACGTCTAGCCTTCCACATCCACAAACACGTTGAAGATCATAATCTTAAGCTTACATGCTTCATGTCGCGACTGATCCACTTGGAATCAAGGGTACCCAGAGTCAGACTCGGCAGTATGTGGTTAAGACATTTAGCAAGAAACACCTGCAAAGAGACCGAATGAGACATGGAATGTGCAACCCGATTATGCTACAAATCAGTGACATATTAACATAAATGGGAACAAAACATACCGCATTCCTTCTTTAGACCTGTCGTATGAATTGTACAGTGTgctttttccacattttgtagAGCAACTGTATCATTTATTATGTAacaaccatcactgacccactcGATTCAGAAATATTTAATACACCTGGATTTTAATGTGTTTGAATGTATGTTTGAgcttatgtgaatgtgtgtccttACATACCCCATTAGCTTACAGTTGGGAGCGAGATACAAATGGACGTGCATGCGTCCAGAGTGAGCGCCTCCTGAACACGAGTACGTGCATGAAGGGACCGGCCGAAATCCTGGTGTTCACCTTGAAGGGAGTGGCAGACTCAGGGCTTGTCTGGACCAAGGGTGCAATCAACACCACCCCAACAAAATCTTCTGGTTGCTCACAGGCAGTCAGTATCGAGATGGCTCCACCCTGAAAGGACGTCATGGTTAATGCAATTCGTGCCATTGGCTGTGGTAACAATAGGATTTTGCCTAATATGGGCACTAATCTAGGAGGTAGATTGGGTCAGTATtagcaaaaaaacacacagagggTGTCCAGGTTCACAGTGTCCTGGTGTAGAGCTGGTGCTCTTAGAGGAAATGAATCCCCTTTGGCCTGACACTGTAAACACTCAGATTCTGGTTATATAagacagagatgtgctgtggttATACAAGAGCTCTGACCTAAAAACATGAAAGGAGAGCTACCTGCTTATAAACTCCTTTCAAAACAGTGAAAAGCAGGTCAACTTCACGGTCCCTGCTGAGTAAACCCTGCATAGCTTAGTGTTCTCATCATTTATGACATCCaaatctgtaaaaaaaaggTACCAACCAATGAATCAAATGGGCTATAATGATCAATTAATGTTCAtaactgaaaataaataaatgatgcaCACAGACTCTACATGTAACATTGAAAAAATTAGCACAATCAACAACCGAAAAGGTTATTATTCTCCTAGCTTGATGTCTATGTTCCCGGAATGTTCCTAATATTGATCCTCTGGTCATTGACTTGTCTCATTATGTTCTTGCTTTGTTGGAGGATGTCATGTTGATCTTGCTCTTGTACTAATACTTTTGTAACTGGACATTATCTGGGAGCTCAAGCTAGCTGCACTTAACCCTAGTTCGACTATGCGGAACTACATTTTACTCCTTTACGCAATGGAGTCAAAATGAATTGAAAATTGAATTAAAAAGTGCTTAAGATCACCAATACAAATAGCTACAGATTACAACCACATATTATACAAATACCAAATATACTCAGGAAGCAAGCATGTGACCGTCTCATTAAAGTTTCCTACCTCTGAAACACTCAGGAATGGTCTAACAACGATAACCTATTTTCAGTATGTTGCATTGCATTCTGAATTAAACAAGTCAAGCCAAGCAGCTGAACGTAACAGGGAGCACCTCTTATATAGCCAACTAAAAACCATCTTACCATTGAGTGTCCAAGGATGAAAATAGGCAAGCCAGGATATCTCTTCTTCATAATAGCGGCGTGCTGGATGGCGTCTCGGATGTATACCTGGAAGTCACGGACCACCAGCCTCTTCCCTTCACTCTTCCCATGACCGACTAACAGGAATAGAGAAGGAATCCAAAGTGCTTATTCTTCCTGTTTCATGTGGCATTAACACAGAATCCGCAAAATAAATTCTTATCAattattaaatacaaaagcTGTATGTATTTAAATGAATTTCTGATATCAATGAGCTCGAAtcaaaatgtcattaaaaaatgtaacaggCTCAGTGGAATGTAGGTTCACATCTGCTTATGAAGATAAAGTAAGATTATGTTTTAAAATGGATTAATTTACCGTAGAAGGAACATAAAAAAAAGCTAGCGATGAGAAAGCAATCAGAAAAACATCCCTATAGAGGAACAGGAAGAGAAAATAATTCAGCAGCTACAACCACTTCCATATTCCAAGACATTACTGAGATCTGATCATTCTAAGAGAGTAAACAGAGGACGACATATGACAGTCATGTCAAACTCTATAATCACACATTCTCACGCTCTCTCAACCCTCTCTTCTTTAACGTGCACTTCTCTAAGGAGAATGTGTTAAAAAGGTGAGTGTGCCACTACAGTTAATGattgtttttgtttaataaataggAGAGACTGTCATGCATTGTTTAATTGGTAGATGTATCCCACTTCTAACTGGTCACCTTCCCGTGTGCAATGGGGTTTAAGAAATCAACGACTGGCAAAATGCTGGAATCCCATCCACCATAAGTTCCTGAAGCCTTTTTCTTCCAGTCATTAAATCCCTATATACCTCCACTTTCCAAGCTGTATCTCAGACACGGACATACCCAGACTTTCTAGAGAATCATTATTCCAAACACTTTTTCAGTACTTTAACTTCGATCTCATGCAGTGAAattaaacattatttttttctgctccAAAAGCACATGATTCTTCTTTACTAAGAAACAACAGGAAGAAAACTATAGTCTACATTTAAGCAATGAAAGAACAGAATTTATTTTGCATATTTAACTATGTTAAACTACACAAAATAAAAGTTTATTAATTTTTGTTTACTGCACAACCATTCCTTTTGGCATGAGAGGTAGATAGATAACAGGAAAAATACAGATAgtgaatttttaaaaatgaaaaacaacaatGAGGACCCAGCAAGACAAACATCTGATTCTAATAACTTAGTGAAACAAGATCAGGAAAGCAGGCAGGAGTTCTGTGAGGCAGAAAAGCATTGGCACCAAATGAAATTCTTCTAGATAATACCCAGCTATGTAAACATGAAGACTGCGAAATGGGAAAGGTTTCTGGGAGACAGACCTCTTCTCAGGGGTAGTAAGAAACTGATCACCCACCCTATGTTTAATTTATTATGGCAACCACACCAGACAGATGGTCTCCACTGATGCACTGGTTTCCAAGTATAACCGGAATGATGTTTCTACTCTTTGGTAATGGACTTTATCGGTCAGTCTCACTTGATTGTTCTGGGACTAAACATTAATAATACAAAATATCCATCCAACTTACAATTGTTTACTCACTACAGTGTTTCAATGGGGCAGGAAGACTAACCCAGGATCTGTAGGGAACAAGGCAGTAGTATCCCCTagacagggtgccagtccattgcagggtacaTGCACTATGAACAATGTAGCGATGTCAACTGGCTTAACTGCAGACCTtttgactgcaggaggaaactggagtacctggacaACATATGGGGCGAACTTGCAAACTACACACAAATACAAcggggtgggatttgaacccaccaaccctgggggtgtgaggctacagttcTGCAACTGCACTACCtaaatttaatattaataatgataCATCAGCCATCCGGGATCATGGTTTTAGTGCGATGTGCTCACCGTGGTCATGTGCAAAGACCAGCAGGTTCCACTTCATCAAGGTTTGGGCGACATCATCGTAGCTCCCACAGTGTTCTGCTGCCCCATGGAGCAGAAACACCAAAGCCCTGGAGCCAGAAGAACGTACCAGCACATAAAAACACATGCACATAAAGTGCCCCTTCTgtctccacaaacactgactgttCGTTTCTTACAGCAGAGGATTCCagtcaatttattattattattattattattattattgcattttATATACCATTTTGATGTTGGACTTTTGCCTATTTTCTCTTGGCTTTGTTCTTTTACATACTTTATATTTCTCTTCCTGCACCAGAGCAGCCACCCACTTGCCTCTGCCACACACCATACCAGCTCTTGCTGAACAATGCTTTTCCTGAAAAGTATCTTTTGTGCGGCATGTTCAGCCGAGCCGAGAATCACACTCGCAGTGACATCCACCCTCGCCATCACCAACAAATGGCAGGCTACCTGCAATATAATTGCACTCATATTTGATTAAACACTCCTAAATGCATTCGTTCCTTATGCATATCCTGATGGGTTGAAAAGGTCATTCTCACTACCTGAACTCTACTAACAGGATCTTAGGTCATGGACAGCCTATTGAATTCAGTGAGATCAAAGTCTTCAACGGCAGAGCCAGGGTACTGGTAATACCTATGTGACCAATAG
This genomic stretch from Brienomyrus brachyistius isolate T26 chromosome 6, BBRACH_0.4, whole genome shotgun sequence harbors:
- the mgll gene encoding monoglyceride lipase isoform X1; the encoded protein is MNAALSCLLFAVIAYMYSDDLLSALRGYVAERILGAKMPDPGEDRRSPQGVPYSDLRHFVNADGQHLFCRYWEPEGPPRALVFLLHGAAEHCGSYDDVAQTLMKWNLLVFAHDHVGHGKSEGKRLVVRDFQVYIRDAIQHAAIMKKRYPGLPIFILGHSMGGAISILTACEQPEDFVGVVLIAPLVQTSPESATPFKVFLAKCLNHILPSLTLGTLDSKWISRDMKHVEAYDNDELVYRGGVPVSFAMHALNATERISKAIPTIKWPFLLLHGDHDKLCDIRGSQIMYEKALSTDKKLKVFDGAYHALHHELPEIADLVLKEIGTWIEERIPPQPLADS
- the mgll gene encoding monoglyceride lipase isoform X2, yielding MPDPGEDRRSPQGVPYSDLRHFVNADGQHLFCRYWEPEGPPRALVFLLHGAAEHCGSYDDVAQTLMKWNLLVFAHDHVGHGKSEGKRLVVRDFQVYIRDAIQHAAIMKKRYPGLPIFILGHSMGGAISILTACEQPEDFVGVVLIAPLVQTSPESATPFKVFLAKCLNHILPSLTLGTLDSKWISRDMKHVEAYDNDELVYRGGVPVSFAMHALNATERISKAIPTIKWPFLLLHGDHDKLCDIRGSQIMYEKALSTDKKLKVFDGAYHALHHELPEIADLVLKEIGTWIEERIPPQPLADS